The Candidatus Atribacteria bacterium genomic interval GTTAAAATATCACAGCTCACTTCCCGTAAATCTTTCATTGTTTGGATAACTTCTTCTCTTGCCTCCCCTAATCCTACCATAATCCCCGATTTAGAAATAATATTTTTGTCCCTAATTTTAACCTGCTTTAATAACTCCAATGAGCTCTCATAAACTGCTTTTGGCCTTACTAACTGATATAGACGGGAAACTGTTTCGATATTATGATTTATTACATTAGGTTGTGCATCTATTACCGTTTGGAGTGCTTGCCAGGAACCCCTAAAATCAGGAATTAATACCTCTATGGTACTTTCGGGAAGTATTTTTTTAATTTCCAGAATTGTTCGGGAAAAATGTCTTGCTCCGCCATCCGAAAGGTCATCTCTGGTTACCGAAGTAATTACGATATGTTTAAGATTTAGATGTTTTGCAGCTTGGGCAACATGATAGGGTTCCTCCGGATCTAGAGAGAGAGGTTTTCCTTTTTCTACAGCACAAAACTTACAATTTCGCGTGCAAATATTTCCCAATATCATAAAAGTAGCCGTTCTTTTTTTAAAACATTCGCCTCGATTAGGACACAGAGCGCTATCGC includes:
- the lipA gene encoding lipoyl synthase, with amino-acid sequence MTGKKGHLYWLRRKLPDQKVLERMDLLLKELNLHTVCDSALCPNRGECFKKRTATFMILGNICTRNCKFCAVEKGKPLSLDPEEPYHVAQAAKHLNLKHIVITSVTRDDLSDGGARHFSRTILEIKKILPESTIEVLIPDFRGSWQALQTVIDAQPNVINHNIETVSRLYQLVRPKAVYESSLELLKQVKIRDKNIISKSGIMVGLGEAREEVIQTMKDLREVSCDILTIGQYLKPSSHHLKVSSYIHPDKFEDYQKIGMSLAFKYVASAPLVRSSYHAGEILKKVQFNFNL